The following coding sequences lie in one Cloeon dipterum chromosome 1, ieCloDipt1.1, whole genome shotgun sequence genomic window:
- the LOC135947945 gene encoding maternal protein tudor-like isoform X1 has product MADCDRMLDRILALEPDGPFLKIRGYNVSSMMQIQNIIKMLGEKLELSEENKVEHENLYRGKMLLCKTKGEGSWYRCEVMDHTDYLPGILVRMMEFGTEMSVPLSNLREINSAFHSSTSIKAPAQHKVYYIDGISCNQGWIPDKVERIKNLLTMKHADIKVVVSFTACKREFVVLHLNDVNVADICAKERCGIRISSKEQKKKANEFWGVSGARHASNSNMPSPMLAPSPDLLNITSPKPFVTTTVPEAEHVFSRPYGSFASKHATASSMRHKNSAGPFPSAAQNLYAGMQSSVEPGGPRLHQAQNLMGPPKVGVNTPPVLNMPGMHAVTIIYIENGPHKFFVHLQTEERMFSDICNALNQSALTVPAVITPGLPCAVKADSGVFRAMVTSCDEECTVQFVDLGQTRTVPYSEVFDLPNQFAHIGQLAYKFSLAGLRNPLLSDKEAVNEQFETISKRSSSLRLQVAAADGLPITQYCNLFVGNRNVLDVLIEETSKALQYEHMTLEVGTHHEVVVSHVETKKTNLPWAFYVQLVTEKERMGKVAAQLEEYCLKASIPDARHLKANHPVFAYCDIEEKWNRAMITSVSGSKATVMLMDCGQTKDVPIAKLRAASRQLINALPAQAIKCVLDGNGFEIQAAQLMAQIQLMKQVFIMTVLTTMDLCQALNVKMVESINSQISLNAYLTMQILSTKINNKEEPQRSFQVPDVSVPPPPLFVQPRSINRDPRLDENRGKANSKKLDKADCNQSDKPPKENHLSPTPPVTFSPDNKKRRDWDNPSGNYFADSSNPFTSDPETKKKDLVELVEQYDRLPLKRSSSSGDTWSGKRKVTDYTDLEDSKRESHKMNLEMTNKWKEANQRPLNESFSKIEDKGSRQENKNWREREGGDSKPFGRKDERQGNGFGMSGADRKRTDFHGKDSLGPASQNWKHAGGDRGQRNFVDNKGGSNHSSGQSRMVISKEDEWGVKTSSPPLPHPKPKPYTAKIGGTEICTVVFITDPSNFFVQPLKDAHKIDELTSNTTAEFAKNLEDAPGLSVGDGCWAKYAADGLWYRALVTDLNDLQFSVVFVDYGNSSKAAKSDIQPMKPEHASLPSQGVCCTLRGVDKSKWDAAEIEKFENAISDKEVKVTYVAKIGGKYSVIVSLGDQCINMSFGASTESLLPLRSIPIEIFEPKTVIPNATISWFVSPFNFHIHQNSSCNVSEMLKADIDKPAKDIVRIPLENPGVGTLVHIEITQNMLRGQIVAAKEENKIMKYRVKLVDYGRFKIATCDQLSALPEELSKYPQQAIHCTMANVQLAEGKNWPVPGSNRQFDDIFRLPPSFKVMVENVLENGQLEVSMQRDDGHEVSDLLTQLDFAVPKPKACDKEKAAPKCEWKVFTSYYENNNRFYVQKEADQKSISELLSKLQLLKKEPIEKLESGKLVLARNPEDQMWYRCTITETEPAAGGFLIDYGNSIAVSEAAVLPKELSSIPPFAACCSIPLCAIPNVAENVDKEIQEDLFKVEALTMKIDAVTDDYLLVDFQLDGQTLIEKFYNRMDAIRTFFLGSISNVDSLEAIDCQAVENEADLVNVAQALLKADEFPDLEQFNVGDTCVAKFDDDGLWYRANITNVQDGVTEALFFDYGNSAVVTQLKKIPESVEKIKRLSQLVKMINVPEGEVVENKLYDMLSDSSVNYGFFAPSPRTCPLDVVIFKDGIDLRKIASSGLNIMAKEFKPRGCFAPPADLIKIAVCTSGTASEDVKQIDFEMADHQLKIIPEATEKRVQIVPEKIDLKCTEDAPVAAALEETGKNLCSPEAQVPLEEIQQLLSSIVEESAEILCKSQAASDEIVKKEDGKEINFMSPEQAPYKSDVEPAKEEAICETPKESESVEETQNRLAKEQEDAVVPSESTCTMECSASVPIYCEPEDPNLLTMMEIEEAPGGGCAREEVSEEPELKSAETGHSSEYEMLFVDNKTSSPVVEPNNSDVLSIDAGTEISKSGDEEEDFTLKLPDEFDSDASECEAKNEEISSDQTKDNEDPMEDKATAADAVWQTNTEANLSTEANAHGCLSELAELCCRIGERKEVEDMDEKEEMPGNPLMLGSPAANAVEESFCHESPEFVQDTYGAADESEPGQFVEVKNEGHNVVDDFTFQEPPPVGKLTADIKSHHGSDMSIDEIGIQPFTILSTASLVDAPISSTEVRRVPKRPLTVDQDLSDNNEVEAKKLNMVPSSDAGDQLMHAERAEDSA; this is encoded by the exons ATGGCGGATTGCGACAGAATGCTTGACCGCATTTTAGCCTTAGAGCCCGATGGCCCATTTCTAAAGATTCGGGGATACAACGTTTCATCCATGATGCAAATTCAGAACATTATAAAAATGCTgggagaaaaattagaactatCAGAAGAAAACAAAGTTGAACATGAAAACCTATACAGAGGCAAAATGTTGCTGTGCAAAACCAAAGGAGAAGGCAGTTGGTACCGCTGTGAG GTGATGGACCATACTGATTACTTGCCTGGTATCCTCGTGAGGATGATGGAGTTTGGCACTGAAATGTCGGTGCCTCTAAGCAACTTGAGAGAGATAAACAGCGCGTTTCACAGCAGCACATCCATCAAGGCTCCTGCCCAGCACAAGGTGTATTATATCGATGGCATCAGTTGCAATCAAGGATGGATACCTGACAAGGTTGAGCGTATCAAAAATTTGCTGACTATGAAGCATGCAGACATAAAAGTCGTAGTCTCATTCACTGCTTGCAAGAGAGAGTTTGTGGTGCTGCACTTGAATGATGTCAATGTTGCTGATATCTGCGCGAAGGAGAGGTGCGGCATAAGGATCAGCAGCAAAGAACAGAAGAAAAAGGCAAATGAATTCTGGGGTGTCAGTGGCGCCAGACATGCAA GCAACTCTAACATGCCAAGCCCAATGCTAGCACCATCTCCAGACTTGCTGAACATAACCTCCCCAAAGCCGTTTGTCACAACTACTGTCCCTGAGGCGGAGCATGTGTTCAGCAGGCCCTACGGAAGTTTTGCTTCAAAGCATGCGACTGCCAGCAGCATGCGGCACAAAAACTCGGCTGGCCCATTTCCTTCAGCTGCGCAGAACTTGTATGCGGGAATGCAAAGCAGTGTTGAACCTGGAGGACCACGGCTTCATCAGGCTCAGAATTTGATGG GCCCTCCTAAAGTTGGTGTGAACACGCCACCTGTGTTGAATATGCCAGGCATGCATGCTGTCACCATCATCTACATTGAGAATGGGCCTCACAAATTCTTCGTACACCTCCAGACGGAGGAACGCATGTTCTCTGACATCTGCAATGCACTGAATCAGTCAGCGTTGACTGTGCCTGCTGTCATCACCCCTGGCTTGCCTTGCGCCGTAAAAGCAGACTCTGGAGTGTTCAGAGCAATGGTAACCTCATGTGATGAAGAGTGCACAGTGCAGTTTGTTGACCTGGGACAGACCAGAACTGTGCCGTACTCTGAAGTTTTTGACCTGCCTAATCAGTTTGCCCATATCGGCCAGCTTGCTTACAAGTTTAGCCTTGCGGGGCTGCGTAATCCACTGCTCAGTGACAAGGAAGCTGTCAACGAGCAATTTGAAACCATTTCCAAGAGATCAAGCTCGCTGCGCCTACAAGTTGCTGCTGCAGATGGTCTGCCAATCACCCAATACTGCAACTTGTTTGTTGGCAACAGAAATGTCCTTGATGTTTTGATTGAAGAAACAAGCAAAGCCCTTCAATATGAACATATGACTTTGGAGGTTGGCACCCACCACGAAGTGGTTGTGTCCCACGTTGAGACAAAGAAGACGAACCTGCCATGGGCTTTCTATGTTCAGTTAGTCACGGAAAAGGAAAGAATGGGAAAAGTTGCTGCTCAGCTTGAGGAGTACTGCCTGAAAGCAAGCATCCCAGACGCTAGGCACCTGAAAGCAAATCACCCTGTGTTTGCTTACTGCGAcatagaagaaaaatggaatcgAGCAATGATAACTAGCGTCAGTGGAAGCAAAGCCACTGTGATGTTGATGGACTGCGGACAAACTAAAGATGTGCCCATTGCCAAATTGAGAGCTGCAAGCCGTCAGCTGATCAATGCTCTCCCTGCCCAAGCTATCAAATGTGTTCTTGATGGAAATGGCTTTGAGATCCAGGCAGCCCAGTTGATGGCGCAAATTCAACTAATGAAGCAG GTTTTCATCATGACTGTGCTGACCACGATGGATCTTTGTCAAGCACTCAATGTGAAAATGGTTGAGAGCATTAATTCACAAATCAGTCTCAACGCATACTTGACCATGCAAATACtaagcacaaaaataaacaacaaagaaGAGCCGCAGCGCAGCTTCCAAGTGCCTGATGTATCCGTTCCTCCTCCCCCTCTGTTCGTGCAACCCCGCTCAATAAACCGGGACCCAAG ACTGGACGAGAACAGAGGCAAAGCTAACAGCAAGAAACTTGACAAAGCAGACTGCAACCAATCGGATAAGCCACCAAAGGAAAACCATTTGTCGCCCACTCCACCTGTCACATTTTCACCAGATAACAAGAAACGAAGAGATTGGGACAATCCAAGTGGCAACTACTTTGCAGATAGTTCTAACCCTTTCACTAGTGACCCAGAAACCAAGAAAAAGGACCTGGTTGAGTTGGTGGAACAGTATGATCGCCTCCCTTTGAAAAGGAGTTCCAGCAGTGGTGACACTTGGTCTGGAAAGAGGAAGGTGACTGACTACACAGATTTGGAGGATTCTAAACGTGAGAGccataaaatgaatttggagATGACCAACAAATGGAAGGAGGCCAATCAGAGACCTCTCAATGAAAGCTTCTCGAAGATCGAAGACAAAGGCTCCCGCCAAGAGAATAAAAACTGGAGAGAACGTGAAGGAGGAGATTCCAAGCCATTCGGAAGAAAAGATGAAAGGCAAGGGAATGGCTTTGGTATGAGTGGTGCTGACCGAAAACGCACTGACTTCCATGGCAAGGACTCCTTAGGACCTGCCTCCCAAAACTGGAAACATGCTGGTGGAGACAGAG gTCAAAGGAACTTTGTTGATAACAAAGGAGGCTCCAATCACAGCTCTGGGCAAAGCAGAATGGTG aTTTCCAAAGAAGATGAATGGGGTGTAAAAACATCATCACCTCCTTTGCCTCATCCAAAGCCTAAGCCATATACTGCCAAAATAGGAGGAACAGAGATTTGCACTGTCGTGTTCATCACGGATCCATCTAATTTCTTTGTGCAGCCATTGAAAGATGCTCACAAAATTGATGAGCTCACTTCTAACACAACTGCTGAGTTTGCCAAGAATCTGGAAGATGCGCCTGGACTTTCGGTTGGGGATGGTTGCTGGGCTAAGTATGCTGCTGATGGGCTGTGGTACCGAGCTTTG GTGACAGACTTGAATGACCTCCAGTTCAGTGTCGTTTTTGTTGATTATGGCAATAGCAGCAAGGCTGCAAAGTCAGATATTCAACCCATGAAGCCTGAACACGCAAGTTTACCCTCTCAAGGTGTGTGCTGCACTCTAAGAGGCGTTGACAAATCCAAATGGGATGCTGCTGAAAtcgaaaagtttgaaaatgcaaTATCTGATAAGGAAGTTAAG GTCACGTATGTAGCTAAAATTGGCGGCAAATACAGTGTCATCGTGAGCCTTGGTGATCAATGCATCAACATGAGTTTTGGAGCAAGTACTGAGTCGCTACTTCCGTTGAGAAGCATTcctattgaaatatttgagccAAAGACAGTTATTCCAAATGCCACTATTTCTTGGTTTGTGAGCCCATTCAACTTCCACATTCATCAAAATTCCAGCTG CAATGTTAGTGAAATGCTAAAAGCGGACATTGACAAACCAGCCAAGGACATCGTCAGAATCCCATTGGAGAATCCAGGAGTTGGTACTTTGGTGCACATTGAGATCACTCAGAACATGTTGCGAGGCCAGATTGTTGCGgccaaagaggaaaataaaattatgaagtaCAGAGTAAAGCTTGTTGACTATGGGCGATTTAAG ATAGCAACATGTGATCAGTTGAGTGCATTGCCAGAAGAGCTTTCCAAGTACCCACAGCAAGCAATCCATTGCACGATGGCAAATGTACAGCTGGCTGAAGGGAAAAATTGGCCTGTTCCTGGATCAAACCGCCAGTTTGATGATATTTTCAGACTACCGCCATCCTTCAAAGTCATGGTTGAGAATGTTCTTGAAAATGGTCAGTTGGAAGTTAGTATGCAACGTGATGATGGACACGAAGTGTCAGATCTGCTGACTCAACTCGATTTTGCCGTTCCTAAACCCAAGGCTTGTGATA aggaaAAAGCAGCACCTAAATGTGAATGGAAGGTGTTCACCTCTTACTATGAAAACAACAACAGATTTTATGTGCAGAAGGAGGCGGATCAAAAGAGCATCAGTGAGCTGCTTTCAAAACTTCAGCTTCTCAAGAAAGAACCCATTGAAAAACTGGAAAGTGGCAAGCTAGTATTGGCCAG GAATCCGGAGGATCAAATGTGGTACCGCTGCACGATCACTGAGACTGAGCCGGCTGCTGGTGGTTTCCTCATTGACTACGGCAATTCGATTGCTGTGAGTGAAGCAGCTGTATTGCCCAAAGAGCTGTCGTCAATTCCCCCATTCGCCGCGTGCTGCTCCATTCCACTGTGTGCCATCCCCAATGTTGCTGAAAATGTTGACAAAGAGATCCAAGAAGATCTATTCAAGGTCGAAGCTTTGACCATGAAGATTGATGCTGTGACTGATGATTACCTTCTGGTTGACTTCCAATTGGACGGGCAGACCCTGATAGAAAAGTTCTACAACAGGATGGATGCGATTCGCACTTTCTTCCTGGGGTCTATTTCCAATGTTGACTCCCTTGAGGCGATTGACTGCCAGGCCGTGGAAAACGAGGCTGATCTTGTGAACGTCGCACAAGCATTACTCAAGGCTGATGAGTTTCCTGATTTGGAACAGTTCAATGTGGGTGACACATGCGTTGCCAAATTTGACGATGACGGCTTATGGTATCGCGCCAACATCACCAATGTGCAGGATGGCGTCACAGAAGCTCTTTTCTTTGATTATGGCAACTCTGCTGTAGTGACTCAGCTGAAGAAAATTCCTGAGAGCgtagaaaaaatcaaacgttTGTCCCAGCTTGTGAAAATGATCAATGTACCTGAGGGGGAGGTTGTTGAGAACAAGCTGTACGACATGCTCTCTGATTCTTCTGTAAATTATGGCTTTTTTGCCCCATCCCCACGAACATGCCCTCTGGATGTTGTCATTTTCAAGGATGGAATTGATTTGCGCAAGATTGCGAGCAGCGGGCTGAACATCATGGCTAAAGAGTTCAAGCCTAGAGGCTGCTTTGCTCCTCCTGcggatttgattaaaatcgcTGTTTGCACGTCTGGCACTGCTAGCGAAGATGTCAAACAAATCGACTTTGAGATGGCTGACCATCAGTTAAAGATCATACCTGAAGCAACGGAGAAGCGTGTGCAGATAGTGCCTGAAAAGATTGACTTGAAATGCACAGAAGATGCCCCTGTGGCTGCAGCTTTAGAGGAGACAGGAAAAAATCTATGCTCTCCTGAGGCTCAAG TTCCTTTGGAGGAAATTCAACAACTGTTGAGCAGCATAGTCGAGGAGAGTGCTGAAATTCTGTGCAAATCTCAAGCTGCGTCTGATGAAATTGTGAAGAAGGAAGATGGAAAAGAGATCAATTTCATGTCGCCTGAACAAGCTCCCTACAAATCTGACGTTGAACCTGCCAAAGAAGAGGCAATCTGTGAAACACCAAAAGAAAGTGAGTCAGTTGAGGAAACTCAAAACAGGCTAGCAAAGGAGCAAGAAGACGCTGTTGTTCCTTCCGAATCTACATGTACAATGGAGTGCTCAGCATCTGTTCCCATTTATTGTGAACCAGAAGATCCAAACTTGCTCACAATGATGGAGATTGAGGAAGCTCCAGGTGGTGGGTGCGCTCGAGAAGAAGTTTCAGAGGAGCCAGAGTTGAAGAGTGCCGAGACTGGCCACTCGTCTGAGTATGAAATGCTGTTTGTTGACAACAAAACTAGCTCCCCCGTTGTTGAACCTAACAACTCAGACGTGCTGAGCATTGATGCTGGAACTGAGATTTCCAAGAGTGGAGATGAAGAGGAAGATTTTACTTTAAAGCTTCCAGACGAGTTTGACAGTGACGCTTCCGAAtgtgaagcaaaaaatgaggaaattagCTCTGATCAGACTAAGGATAATGAAGATCCCATGGAGGATAAAGCCACAGCTGCTGATGCTGTGTGGCAAACCAATACCGAAGCAAATTTGTCTACTGAGGCAAACGCACACGGCTGTCTTTCTGAACTGGCAGAACTATGCTGTCGTATTGGGGAAAGGAAAGAAGTTGAGGACATGgatgaaaaagaagaaatgcCTGGAAACCCATTGATGCTTGGATCCCCTGCTGCCAATGCTGTTGAGGAATCGTTCTGCCATGAATCTCCTGAG TTTGTTCAGGACACATATGGCGCTGCTGATGAAAGTGAACCAGGCCAATTTGTGGAAGTTAAGAATGAGGGACATAATGTTGTCGATGATTTCACCTTCCAAGAGCCTCCTCCAGTAGGCAAACTCACTGCTGACATTAAAAGCCACCATGGATCTGACATGTCAATTGACGAGATAGGAATCCAGCCGTTCACCATTCTCTCGACTGCCTCTCTTGTTGATGCACCTATTTCATCCACTGAG GTAAGGCGTGTCCCTAAACGGCCTCTAACTGTTGACCAGGATCTGAGTGACAACAATGAAGTTGAGGCGAAGAAGCTTAACATGGTCCCATCTAGTGACGCTGGAGATCAACTGATGCATGCTGAAAGAGCGGAGGACTCTGCTTAG